The Aminipila terrae nucleotide sequence GAGGGAGCGCTTTCTGTTCCAGTACATGCAAGTATAAAGGGATGCGTTAAATTAATTGATGGTGAACGAATTGTCATTGACAAAGAGAAGGAGTAGGCACTATGGCGAATGCAGTAGGTATGATAGAGTTAAATAGTATCGCTCGTGGAATTGAAGTTTGTGACTATATGATTAAAGCGGCACAAGTGAATGTCCTTAGGGCTTCCACAGTATGTCCGGGAAAATATATGGTTGTCATTGGAGGCGAGACCGGAGCGGTAGAGGCATCCATGAAGGATGGTTTAGGAAGAAGCGGACCTTGTGCAGTTGATACGTTGCTTATACCAAACATTGATGATCAGGTAATTCCAGCCATATATATGACAAATCCTGTTGAAGTATTAGGTGCACTTGGAGTATTAGAGTTTTATTCCATTGCATCTGCAATCACCGCAGCAGATATAGCAGCTAAAGCCGCAAATGTAACCTTGATTGAGGTTCGTATGGGATTTGCAATCGGCGGAAAGGGCATGGTTACATTTACAGGTGACGTAGGTGCTGTTAAGGCAGCAGTAGCAGCAGTTCAAAACACAGTTGAATTAATGGTAGGAAGTACCGTTATTCCAAGACCCGCTCCTAAATTGCTGGAGAGTATATTGTAAAAAAGCGTTGTATTTAAAGATTTAAAGAAGATATTATTCGATTTATAAGGAGGGAAAAAATTATGACAGAGAAGGTTAAAGAAACAGAACAACTGGAACGTACCCTGAAACCTATACATCTTTGGGCACTGGCGGTAGGTCTTGTAATTTCCGGAAATTACTTCGGATGGAGCTATGGCTATGGTACAGGTGGACCTTTAGGCTTATTCATCGCCTGCATCCCGGTAGTTATTTTCTATGCTACATTCATATTTTGTTATTCAGAAATGGCAACAGCCATTCCTCATGCAGGCGGTCCTTCTGCATATGCCAGAAGAGCAATGGGACCTGGAGCTGGTTACTTTGCAGGTGTCAGCTGCCTGATTGAATTCTTGTTTGCACCTCCTGCCATTGCACTTGCAGTTGGCGGATATATCCATAACATGTTTCCAATTGTTCCGGCAATCCCGGCTACAATCGTTGCATTTATTCTATTCGTATTTATTAACTTCTTAGGTATGCATACTTCTGCAGTATTTGAACTGGTTGTAACTGTTGTTGCTTTGGTTGGACTTTCTATCTTCTGGGTTGCTGCTGCACCTCATGCATCTATGTCCAGCTTCCTACAGCCTCTGGCTGAGAATAATGGATTTAGCGGCTTCCTACAGTACATACCTGGTGGATGGCATGGTATCATGGCTTCTGTTCCATTTGCTATCTGGTTCTATCTTGCACTGGAAGGCGGCGCAATGGCTGCAGAAGAAATGGTAAATCCACAGAAAGATATTCCAAAAGGATTTTTAAGTGGAATGCTGACACTTTTCATCATGATG carries:
- the eat gene encoding ethanolamine permease, whose translation is MTEKVKETEQLERTLKPIHLWALAVGLVISGNYFGWSYGYGTGGPLGLFIACIPVVIFYATFIFCYSEMATAIPHAGGPSAYARRAMGPGAGYFAGVSCLIEFLFAPPAIALAVGGYIHNMFPIVPAIPATIVAFILFVFINFLGMHTSAVFELVVTVVALVGLSIFWVAAAPHASMSSFLQPLAENNGFSGFLQYIPGGWHGIMASVPFAIWFYLALEGGAMAAEEMVNPQKDIPKGFLSGMLTLFIMMSCTLYLTAGIVDYTKIDAIDFPLPAALEAIYGKGILTLIVNFLGLFGLVASLNGIIVGSSRQLYAMARTGYLPKFIAAVNPKRHTPTAALIIAGVIGIIAASTGLTSIVITISVFGSVGLYFISLISFFVLRSKEPNLTRPFKVPAGHLVGAISMLMCIFCLVSLFVTTVPAVLPESSLAYAIFGAVSINPLWATVIIYILAYVWYLIGGKKNVRPFEEEFGVLNDLDS
- a CDS encoding BMC domain-containing protein; this translates as MANAVGMIELNSIARGIEVCDYMIKAAQVNVLRASTVCPGKYMVVIGGETGAVEASMKDGLGRSGPCAVDTLLIPNIDDQVIPAIYMTNPVEVLGALGVLEFYSIASAITAADIAAKAANVTLIEVRMGFAIGGKGMVTFTGDVGAVKAAVAAVQNTVELMVGSTVIPRPAPKLLESIL